A window of Aquitalea denitrificans contains these coding sequences:
- a CDS encoding FMN-binding glutamate synthase family protein translates to MNLSLLSRYAFFVACILFSLIGLVLHQIEWLWPFTLAAMALSLLGVLDLTQTRHAVRRNYPVLGNIRYLVEAIRPEIRQYLLEADGEQLPFSRDQRSLVYARSKNTQADKPFGTLLDVYGSGFEFISHSIRPAPRSDPAGFRVQIGGPQCRQPYSASVFNISAMSFGALSANAIRALNQGASQGGFYHDTGEGSISPYHLEHGGDLVWELGSGYFGCRDEQGHFDPERFARQAQNPQVKMIEIKLSQGAKPGHGGILPKHKVTPEIAATRGVPLGQDCVSPSSHSAFSTPLEMMAFIARLRELSGGKPVGFKFCLGHPWEFMAIAKAMLESGILPDFIVVDGKEGGTGAAPLEFTDHIGVPLREGLLFVHNTLVGLNLRDKIKLGASGKIISAFDIASVLAIGADWVNSARGFMFAVGCIQSQSCHTNRCPTGVATQDPLRQRALVVPDKAERVYHFHRNTLHALAEMLAAAGLTHPEQLEAHHLVRRVSDTEIRLYSQLHVFLQPGELLGSDIKAEFYGRMWRMAQAGSFTPATHRA, encoded by the coding sequence ATGAACCTGTCCCTGCTCAGCCGCTATGCCTTTTTCGTCGCCTGCATCCTGTTCAGCCTGATCGGCCTGGTATTGCACCAGATCGAATGGCTGTGGCCCTTCACCCTTGCCGCCATGGCCCTCAGCCTGTTGGGCGTGCTGGACCTGACACAAACCCGCCACGCCGTGCGGCGCAACTACCCGGTGCTGGGCAATATCCGCTATCTGGTGGAAGCCATCCGCCCGGAAATCCGCCAGTACCTGCTGGAAGCCGATGGCGAACAGCTGCCCTTCTCGCGTGACCAGCGCTCGCTGGTTTACGCCCGTTCCAAGAACACCCAGGCCGACAAACCCTTCGGCACCCTGCTGGATGTGTATGGCAGCGGCTTCGAATTCATCAGTCACTCCATCCGCCCAGCCCCGCGCAGCGACCCGGCCGGGTTCAGGGTGCAGATTGGCGGCCCGCAATGCCGGCAGCCCTACTCCGCCTCGGTATTCAATATTTCTGCCATGAGCTTTGGCGCGCTCAGCGCCAATGCCATCCGCGCACTCAATCAGGGCGCCAGCCAGGGCGGTTTCTACCACGATACCGGCGAAGGCAGCATCAGCCCCTATCACCTGGAACACGGCGGCGATCTGGTATGGGAACTGGGCAGCGGCTACTTTGGCTGCCGTGACGAGCAGGGCCATTTCGACCCGGAGCGCTTTGCCAGACAGGCGCAAAACCCGCAGGTGAAGATGATCGAGATCAAGCTCAGTCAGGGTGCCAAGCCCGGCCACGGCGGCATTCTGCCCAAGCACAAGGTGACGCCGGAAATTGCCGCCACCCGTGGCGTGCCGCTGGGGCAGGATTGCGTATCGCCCTCCAGCCACAGCGCGTTTTCCACCCCGCTGGAGATGATGGCCTTCATTGCCCGGCTGCGTGAGCTGTCCGGCGGCAAGCCGGTAGGTTTCAAGTTTTGCCTGGGCCATCCGTGGGAGTTCATGGCCATTGCCAAGGCCATGCTGGAAAGCGGCATCCTGCCGGATTTCATCGTGGTGGACGGCAAGGAAGGCGGCACCGGCGCGGCTCCGCTGGAGTTTACCGACCACATTGGCGTGCCGCTGCGCGAGGGCCTGCTGTTCGTACACAACACCCTGGTGGGGCTGAATCTGCGCGACAAGATCAAGCTGGGTGCCAGCGGCAAGATCATCAGCGCCTTCGATATTGCCAGCGTGCTGGCCATCGGGGCCGACTGGGTCAATTCCGCCCGTGGCTTCATGTTTGCCGTGGGCTGCATCCAGAGCCAGAGCTGCCACACCAACCGCTGCCCCACCGGCGTGGCCACACAGGACCCGCTGCGCCAGCGCGCACTGGTGGTGCCGGACAAGGCCGAGCGGGTGTATCACTTCCACCGCAATACCCTGCATGCGCTGGCCGAGATGCTGGCCGCCGCCGGCCTCACCCATCCGGAACAACTGGAAGCCCACCATCTGGTACGCAGGGTAAGCGATACCGAAATCCGCCTCTACTCGCAGCTGCATGTGTTCCTGCAGCCGGGCGAGCTGCTGGGCAGTGACATCAAGGCCGAGTTCTATGGCCGCATGTGGCGCATGGCGCAGGCGGGCAGCTTTACTCCGGCCACGCACCGTGCGTGA
- a CDS encoding ATP-binding protein has product MLRRITGSLLFRLIVLVVVVVVTTQVVTVYIAAGERHKLMDKQLYAQVVDTLAFLEGSMDNMNPAQRTVFLASYNRPGLPRLLPQEASARQQFDRELPRVADSLVSRLSKGLDDTVHGYMVHREDRNELWVNVHVLDTPYWLVIPFGRYSDRPIYSLMQAALLATLLATLLASLVAWRITRPIGKVVDASRELARGNMPPALQEDGPRELAALARGFNHMASALDSAARERRLMLAGLSHDLRTPLTRLKLMLELQDTSPDTPDMLADIDELSRIVRQFIDFARAEESARLEPVALAELADSVVARLARSGLDVSLLRHAEPELQADALALERLLSNLLENARRYGKPPVRVEIDQCDGMAVLSVIDHGAGIPAALRESALAPFERLAEHRGTDGGSGLGLAIVSRVVKQHHGQLQFADEADGGFRVRILLPLASASAA; this is encoded by the coding sequence GTGCTGCGACGCATTACCGGTTCCCTGCTGTTTCGCCTGATCGTGCTGGTGGTGGTGGTGGTGGTCACCACCCAGGTAGTCACCGTATACATTGCGGCAGGCGAGCGTCACAAGCTGATGGACAAGCAGCTGTATGCACAGGTGGTGGACACGCTGGCCTTTCTGGAAGGTTCGATGGACAACATGAACCCGGCGCAGCGCACGGTTTTCCTAGCCAGCTACAACCGCCCCGGCCTGCCACGGCTGCTGCCGCAGGAGGCCTCCGCCCGCCAGCAATTCGACCGCGAGCTGCCGCGCGTGGCCGACAGCCTGGTCAGCCGTCTGAGCAAGGGCCTGGACGACACGGTGCACGGCTACATGGTGCACCGCGAGGACCGCAACGAGCTGTGGGTGAACGTACATGTACTGGACACCCCCTACTGGCTGGTGATTCCCTTTGGCCGCTACAGCGACCGCCCCATCTATTCATTGATGCAGGCCGCCTTGCTGGCCACCTTGCTGGCAACCTTGCTGGCCTCGCTGGTGGCCTGGCGCATCACCCGCCCCATCGGCAAGGTGGTGGATGCCTCGCGCGAACTGGCGCGCGGCAATATGCCACCGGCGCTGCAAGAGGACGGCCCGCGTGAACTGGCCGCCCTGGCGCGCGGCTTCAACCACATGGCCAGTGCGCTGGACAGTGCCGCCCGTGAACGCCGGCTGATGCTGGCCGGCCTGTCGCACGACCTGCGCACGCCGCTCACCCGGCTGAAGCTGATGCTGGAATTGCAGGACACCAGCCCGGACACCCCGGACATGCTGGCCGATATTGACGAGCTGTCGCGCATCGTGCGCCAGTTCATCGACTTTGCCCGCGCCGAGGAATCGGCCCGGCTCGAACCGGTGGCACTGGCCGAACTGGCCGACAGCGTGGTGGCACGCCTGGCCCGCAGCGGGCTGGATGTCAGCCTGCTGCGCCATGCCGAACCCGAGCTGCAGGCCGATGCACTGGCACTGGAACGCCTGCTGTCCAACCTGCTGGAAAACGCCCGCCGCTATGGCAAACCGCCGGTACGGGTGGAAATTGACCAATGCGATGGCATGGCCGTGCTGAGCGTGATCGACCATGGTGCCGGCATTCCCGCCGCCCTGCGCGAGTCGGCCCTGGCCCCGTTTGAACGCCTGGCCGAGCACCGCGGCACCGATGGCGGCAGCGGCCTTGGGCTTGCCATTGTTTCGCGCGTGGTGAAACAACACCATGGCCAGCTGCAGTTTGCCGATGAGGCAGACGGTGGCTTTCGCGTGCGCATTCTGCTACCGCTGGCCAGCGCCTCTGCCGCCTGA
- the ompR gene encoding two-component system response regulator OmpR yields the protein MEHNKILIVDDDAKLRELLTRYLGQQGYVVDTLPDARELDRKLARNRPDLMVLDVMMPGDDGLAVVRRLRAQGETVPVIMLTARGEDVDRILGLEMGADDYLPKPFNPRELTARIQSVLRRHHATPALAARHESDEIIEFGDFQLNLGRRELQKSQQVLSLTTAEFAVLTVLATHPRRPLTREQLMEMALGKGNGESLDRSIDVHISRLRKTLEGGDSPLRFIQTVWGYGYVFVPDGSERE from the coding sequence ATGGAACACAACAAGATTCTCATCGTCGACGACGACGCCAAGCTGCGCGAGCTGCTCACCCGCTATCTGGGCCAGCAAGGCTATGTGGTGGATACCCTGCCAGATGCACGCGAACTGGACCGCAAACTGGCCCGCAACCGCCCGGACCTGATGGTGCTGGACGTGATGATGCCCGGCGACGACGGCTTGGCCGTGGTACGCCGCCTGCGCGCCCAGGGCGAGACCGTACCGGTCATCATGCTAACTGCACGCGGTGAAGATGTGGACCGTATCCTGGGTCTGGAAATGGGTGCCGACGATTATCTGCCCAAGCCCTTTAATCCGCGCGAACTGACGGCGCGCATCCAGTCGGTATTGCGCCGTCATCATGCCACGCCGGCATTGGCCGCCCGCCACGAATCCGACGAAATCATCGAATTTGGCGACTTCCAGCTCAATCTGGGTCGCCGCGAATTGCAAAAGAGCCAGCAGGTACTGTCGCTGACCACCGCCGAATTTGCCGTGCTCACCGTACTGGCCACCCACCCGCGTCGCCCGCTCACCCGTGAACAGCTGATGGAGATGGCACTGGGCAAGGGCAATGGCGAATCGCTGGACCGCAGTATCGACGTGCACATCTCGCGCCTGCGCAAGACGCTGGAAGGTGGCGACAGCCCGCTGCGCTTCATCCAGACGGTATGGGGCTATGGCTATGTCTTCGTGCCTGACGGCAGCGAACGGGAGTAA
- a CDS encoding ribonucleotide reductase subunit alpha, which produces MDIHDFNALLGAARQQAEPQHLLMVFAKAVLHDDHQPQEAERFARGEGGILLPVMCLDRAASELVDFASLQAESARIGEPWQIMFVACLDGKAGRQPEAADIEAALKRMIQTIQTGGDVSRYLAFNLQGEPVRFH; this is translated from the coding sequence ATGGATATCCACGATTTCAATGCTCTGCTGGGCGCAGCCCGCCAGCAAGCCGAACCCCAGCATCTGCTGATGGTATTTGCCAAGGCCGTACTGCATGACGACCACCAACCGCAAGAAGCCGAGCGCTTTGCCCGTGGCGAAGGTGGCATCCTGCTGCCCGTCATGTGTCTGGACCGTGCAGCCAGCGAACTGGTGGATTTTGCCAGCCTGCAGGCCGAATCTGCCCGCATCGGCGAGCCGTGGCAGATCATGTTTGTCGCCTGTCTGGACGGCAAGGCCGGTCGCCAGCCTGAGGCTGCCGATATTGAAGCGGCGCTCAAGCGCATGATCCAGACCATCCAGACCGGTGGCGATGTTTCCCGCTACCTGGCCTTCAACCTGCAAGGCGAGCCGGTACGCTTTCACTGA
- a CDS encoding DMT family transporter codes for MNRDMAGLVLLAALWGGSFLFMRVAVPELGAFALIALRLALAALVLLPVLLLRGGLPLWRQHWLRIAVVGVFLSALPFCLIAWASLSLPAGVASVLNATTPLMTALWAIPLAGERMTLPRASGLLLGLAGVLVLMLGRGAAFDVQTALPVLAMLGATACYGWSGHMAKRWLPGLPPLVTATGSLFSGAVLVTPLALLNLPAQPPSPMVWVAVLLLALGCTSLAYLIFYRLIDRLGATRASSVTYLVPVFGVLWGAIFLHEPVGLLMLLGGLLILGGVLLLGWRRQS; via the coding sequence ATGAATCGCGATATGGCTGGACTGGTGCTGCTGGCGGCATTGTGGGGGGGCTCGTTTCTGTTCATGCGGGTGGCAGTGCCCGAGCTGGGGGCCTTTGCGCTGATTGCGCTGCGACTGGCACTGGCGGCACTGGTGTTGCTGCCGGTGCTGCTGCTGCGCGGTGGCCTGCCGCTGTGGCGGCAGCATTGGCTGCGCATTGCCGTGGTGGGGGTTTTTCTGTCGGCACTGCCGTTTTGCCTGATCGCCTGGGCCAGCCTCAGCCTGCCTGCCGGTGTAGCGTCGGTACTGAATGCTACCACGCCGTTGATGACGGCCTTGTGGGCGATACCGCTGGCGGGTGAGCGCATGACGCTGCCACGCGCAAGTGGCTTGCTGTTGGGTCTGGCTGGCGTGCTGGTATTGATGCTGGGACGTGGTGCCGCCTTCGATGTACAGACGGCGCTGCCGGTGCTGGCCATGCTGGGTGCCACGGCCTGCTATGGCTGGTCCGGTCACATGGCCAAGCGGTGGCTGCCGGGCCTGCCACCGCTGGTGACTGCTACCGGCAGTCTGTTCAGCGGTGCCGTGTTGGTCACGCCGCTGGCCTTGCTCAATCTGCCGGCGCAGCCGCCGTCACCCATGGTATGGGTTGCGGTGTTGCTGCTGGCATTGGGCTGTACCTCGCTGGCCTACCTGATCTTTTACCGGCTGATCGACCGGCTGGGGGCCACCCGTGCCAGCAGTGTCACCTATCTGGTGCCGGTGTTTGGCGTGTTGTGGGGGGCGATCTTCCTGCATGAGCCGGTAGGGCTGCTGATGCTGCTGGGTGGATTGCTGATTCTGGGTGGGGTGTTGCTGCTGGGCTGGCGGCGTCAGTCCTGA